The following proteins are co-located in the Armatimonadota bacterium genome:
- a CDS encoding pyruvate kinase (catalyzes the formation of phosphoenolpyruvate from pyruvate) — protein sequence EALRDLDDVIDASDSVMVARGDLGLQMDLEDVPLAQKRIIRRSHLAGKPVITATQMLESMLVNARPTRAEVSDIANSILDGTDAVMLSGETASGAYPVEAVRTMARVAEKTDGIVKSELFSDEDSERPKRDDATDAIALAAVSVANTLRVKAILTMSESGFTPRMVAKYRPKAPVYCASWNARTQAQNALVWGVQSMPMPPTTNTDEAVAQLIDVFRRKKLVKSGDRVVVTAGVPPGTPGTTNMVMVKTV from the coding sequence AGGAAGCGCTGCGCGACCTCGACGACGTCATCGACGCCAGCGACTCGGTCATGGTCGCTCGCGGCGACCTCGGTCTCCAGATGGACTTGGAAGACGTGCCCTTGGCCCAGAAGCGGATCATCCGGCGTTCGCACCTTGCAGGCAAGCCGGTCATTACCGCGACCCAGATGTTGGAAAGCATGCTCGTGAACGCCCGTCCCACCCGTGCCGAGGTCTCGGACATCGCGAACTCGATCCTCGACGGCACCGATGCGGTGATGCTGAGCGGCGAGACGGCAAGCGGGGCTTATCCGGTCGAAGCGGTGCGGACGATGGCGCGGGTGGCCGAGAAGACCGACGGGATCGTGAAATCGGAACTCTTTTCGGACGAGGATTCGGAACGGCCGAAACGTGACGACGCCACCGACGCGATCGCGCTCGCCGCGGTCTCGGTCGCGAACACCTTGCGGGTGAAGGCGATACTGACGATGAGCGAGAGCGGATTTACGCCCCGGATGGTCGCGAAATACCGCCCGAAGGCGCCGGTCTATTGCGCGTCCTGGAACGCGAGGACGCAGGCTCAGAACGCGTTAGTGTGGGGCGTCCAGTCGATGCCGATGCCGCCGACGACGAACACCGACGAGGCGGTCGCCCAGTTGATCGACGTGTTCCGGAGAAAAAAGCTCGTCAAGTCGGGGGACCGGGTCGTCGTGACGGCGGGCGTGCCGCCTGGAACGCCGGGCACGACGAACATGGTGATGGTCAAGACGGTGTAG
- a CDS encoding cation-translocating P-type ATPase, whose protein sequence is MTRTVQTVLTVLCGLALVGSLFGLHPALPYVAVIAGSPFALMAGWNALKDRRLDVNVLMLLAGAGAVALGHPVEAAVLLFLFSLSSTLEEFALARTKSAIEGLIKLRPDTAVLIEDGGDRTVELTAVKAGDLIRIKPFEVVPLDGVVTSGSSSVDQAAMTGESVPVPRVEGDDVIGGTQNLDGMIVVKVVRASGDTTLEKIVALVQDAQENKASGERVSQWFGQTYTFIVIGAALLSVIVRMVLKEDLDRALYASLTLLVALSPCALVISTPASTLSALAWAARKGMLVRGGGFIEAAGQAKCIALDKTGTLTSGKPVLEEICVCVEAPVAVGGASHCVEDHACWNGASAMSDQAKQLLRYAAAAEQYSTHPIAEAVLSAARAHSIDVPEATDSRAVSGMGVTANVDGTFVRIGQLQFFESLPETFLEHAKEIQAQGMTVAVLEAGERHAALGFRDKPRDEAKKVLDDLRTMGFVRTAMITGDNRVTAGVIAGELGITEVHAALLPDQKEEIVAEMSQNGVIFVGDGINDAPSLARANVGVAMGGLGSDVALNAADVVLMQDNLKRLPDLVNLGRLTNRVIKANLFFAAGVIMLLTLGSIVIDAWLPAMRHSVLPFAVVGHEGSTVIVILNGLRLLAGPPAKA, encoded by the coding sequence ATGACGCGCACGGTGCAGACGGTTCTGACCGTCCTGTGCGGGCTCGCCCTTGTGGGAAGCCTGTTCGGGCTCCATCCCGCGTTGCCCTACGTCGCCGTGATCGCAGGATCGCCGTTCGCATTGATGGCGGGCTGGAACGCGCTCAAAGACAGGCGACTGGACGTCAACGTCCTGATGCTCCTCGCCGGGGCCGGGGCTGTCGCGTTGGGACATCCGGTCGAGGCGGCCGTCCTCCTGTTCCTGTTCAGCCTTTCATCGACCCTGGAGGAGTTCGCCCTCGCCCGTACGAAGTCGGCGATCGAGGGCCTCATCAAGCTCCGTCCGGACACGGCCGTGCTCATCGAAGACGGTGGCGACCGGACGGTCGAGCTCACGGCGGTCAAAGCCGGTGACCTCATCCGTATCAAGCCGTTCGAAGTCGTTCCGCTGGACGGTGTCGTCACGTCCGGTTCGAGCAGCGTCGACCAAGCCGCGATGACGGGCGAATCCGTCCCGGTCCCCAGGGTGGAAGGCGACGACGTCATCGGCGGGACCCAGAACCTCGACGGCATGATCGTGGTCAAGGTCGTCCGCGCCAGTGGCGACACCACCTTAGAGAAGATCGTCGCCCTCGTCCAGGACGCCCAGGAGAACAAGGCGAGCGGCGAGCGCGTCAGCCAGTGGTTCGGCCAGACCTACACGTTCATCGTCATCGGCGCGGCGCTGCTGTCCGTCATCGTCCGGATGGTCCTCAAGGAGGACCTTGACCGAGCGCTTTATGCGTCGCTGACGCTCCTGGTCGCCCTTAGCCCCTGCGCCCTCGTCATTTCGACCCCCGCCTCCACACTTTCGGCACTGGCATGGGCGGCCCGTAAAGGCATGCTCGTCCGCGGAGGGGGGTTCATCGAGGCGGCCGGGCAGGCCAAGTGCATCGCCCTAGATAAGACGGGCACCCTCACCTCCGGCAAGCCCGTGCTCGAGGAGATCTGCGTCTGCGTCGAGGCGCCCGTGGCGGTCGGTGGCGCGAGCCATTGCGTCGAAGACCACGCCTGCTGGAACGGCGCTTCCGCCATGTCCGACCAGGCCAAGCAACTTCTCCGCTACGCCGCGGCCGCCGAGCAGTACAGCACCCACCCCATCGCCGAAGCGGTCCTCTCCGCCGCCCGCGCCCATAGCATCGACGTCCCAGAGGCCACGGACAGTCGCGCGGTCTCCGGCATGGGCGTCACCGCTAACGTGGACGGCACGTTCGTCCGCATCGGTCAGCTCCAGTTCTTCGAGAGCCTTCCCGAGACGTTCCTCGAGCACGCGAAGGAGATCCAGGCGCAAGGCATGACCGTCGCCGTCCTGGAAGCGGGCGAACGCCATGCGGCCCTCGGGTTCCGGGACAAGCCCCGAGACGAGGCGAAGAAAGTCCTCGACGACCTCCGGACCATGGGCTTCGTCCGTACGGCCATGATCACGGGCGACAACCGTGTGACGGCGGGCGTCATTGCAGGCGAACTCGGCATCACCGAAGTCCATGCCGCACTTCTTCCTGATCAAAAGGAGGAGATCGTCGCCGAAATGTCCCAAAACGGCGTCATCTTCGTCGGCGACGGCATCAACGACGCCCCGAGCCTCGCTCGTGCCAACGTCGGTGTCGCCATGGGCGGCCTCGGCAGCGACGTCGCCTTGAACGCGGCCGACGTCGTCCTCATGCAGGACAACCTGAAGCGCCTTCCCGACCTCGTGAACCTCGGTCGTCTGACGAACCGCGTGATCAAAGCCAATCTCTTCTTCGCGGCAGGAGTGATCATGCTACTGACGCTCGGCAGTATCGTGATCGACGCCTGGCTGCCTGCAATGCGCCACTCGGTGCTGCCTTTCGCCGTCGTCGGGCACGAAGGTTCGACCGTGATCGTCATCCTCAACGGGCTCCGACTCTTGGCCGGGCCGCCGGCCAAGGCCTGA
- a CDS encoding HDIG domain-containing protein → MEPVVAAIAAALRATPFEGRTFVVGGAVRDRLLGLPFRQDVDIVVEGDAGECVRLLYEAGVAERPPVTYPRFGTAMVVVQGTEVEFVTARRESYSPESRKPDVEPATILEDALRRDFTVNTLLQDVFTGETVDPLGTGADDLRDRVLRTPLDPEQTFFDDPLRMLRAVRFRWQLGFTVAAGLENAVRDQSGRLAVISPERIQEEFTKMVRLPGAAGALRDLMDLGLLDVFAPEFRAMAGCEQKGHHHLDVWGHTLLALSHVEGDDLAVRLGVLFHDIGKPPTKSVEADGRIRFFDHENIGAELARRVLRRLRYSEDLIGTVALLVSEHMRLNSMPSITDSAARRIVRDLGPDLERWLLLVEADVSALKPGLKPMDVDAVRRRLAETVDKTPAASLVSPLDGAKIMDLTGLGPGPQIGTIKAALVEDVLEGRLEAGDVASAEQRLMAEWRNWIRSDDVSGS, encoded by the coding sequence TTGGAACCCGTTGTCGCCGCTATCGCCGCCGCCTTACGGGCGACGCCCTTCGAAGGAAGGACGTTCGTCGTGGGCGGGGCCGTGCGCGACCGGCTCCTCGGTCTGCCGTTCCGGCAGGACGTCGACATCGTGGTCGAAGGAGACGCCGGGGAGTGCGTCCGTCTCCTCTATGAAGCGGGTGTCGCAGAAAGGCCGCCGGTCACGTACCCGCGGTTCGGAACGGCGATGGTCGTGGTCCAAGGTACGGAAGTCGAGTTCGTCACGGCAAGGCGGGAGTCGTACTCGCCCGAGTCGCGAAAGCCCGACGTCGAACCTGCGACGATCCTGGAAGACGCGCTGAGGCGGGACTTTACGGTCAACACGCTGCTCCAAGACGTTTTCACCGGTGAAACGGTCGACCCTCTTGGAACGGGGGCCGACGATTTGCGCGACCGGGTCTTGCGCACGCCCCTCGATCCTGAACAGACGTTCTTCGACGACCCCCTCCGTATGCTGAGGGCCGTCCGCTTCCGCTGGCAACTCGGGTTCACAGTTGCCGCCGGGCTTGAAAACGCCGTTCGCGACCAGTCCGGACGGTTGGCCGTCATCAGTCCGGAACGGATCCAGGAGGAGTTCACGAAAATGGTCCGCCTCCCAGGAGCCGCAGGCGCCCTCCGCGATCTGATGGACTTGGGTCTGCTCGACGTTTTCGCGCCCGAGTTCCGAGCCATGGCCGGTTGCGAGCAGAAAGGACACCACCATCTCGATGTTTGGGGGCACACGCTCTTGGCGCTTTCTCACGTCGAAGGCGACGACCTCGCCGTCCGGCTCGGCGTTCTGTTCCACGACATCGGAAAGCCTCCGACCAAATCGGTGGAGGCCGATGGGCGGATCCGGTTCTTCGACCATGAGAACATCGGAGCGGAACTGGCGCGCCGTGTCCTGCGACGCCTTCGATACTCGGAAGACCTGATCGGAACGGTCGCGTTGCTGGTCTCCGAGCATATGCGCTTGAACTCGATGCCGTCGATCACCGACTCGGCGGCGCGACGCATCGTCCGCGACCTCGGCCCTGACCTCGAACGTTGGCTCTTGTTGGTCGAAGCCGACGTCAGCGCCCTGAAACCTGGGCTCAAGCCGATGGACGTCGACGCCGTCCGAAGGAGACTGGCCGAAACGGTGGACAAGACCCCGGCGGCATCCTTGGTCTCACCCTTGGACGGGGCGAAGATTATGGACCTTACGGGTCTCGGCCCGGGTCCTCAGATCGGTACGATCAAGGCGGCGCTGGTGGAAGACGTCTTGGAAGGTCGGCTGGAAGCAGGGGACGTTGCGTCGGCCGAGCAAAGACTGATGGCCGAGTGGCGTAACTGGATCCGGTCCGACGACGTAAGCGGGAGTTAA
- a CDS encoding AI-2E family transporter: MGAKPYERGAGVIVFWVITGAALVGALLMVLPFLSAILWATVLSVLTYPLYKRFKRRMSDGLAAFTTTALAALIVIIPFAVIGTIVGVQVYDFASKLTAQSTSGHLTVEVLAQEADRLVKPALEMVGLGDVSVEGYVRENRSELAGMVRGPLASGVGRLGATLGMMLIALLTMYFMLKDGHRLREPVCEIVPLPQEKTMEILVKMESTVHAVFISVVMVSLVQAGIATLLYAATGVPSPLLWGLVTFVFCTVPLLGAPVIYAPLSIQLMATGRMTQGLILLIGCLTLVSTIDNLVRPFFIGARSSLHPMAIFFSLLGGVVVFGPVGVMAGPLVLTLLIGLTDVLRATRDVPVSPTLEPEA, translated from the coding sequence ATGGGCGCGAAACCCTATGAACGCGGCGCAGGCGTGATCGTCTTTTGGGTGATCACGGGGGCGGCATTGGTCGGAGCCCTCCTGATGGTGCTGCCCTTCTTGAGCGCCATCCTTTGGGCGACCGTCCTATCGGTCCTGACCTATCCGTTGTACAAGCGGTTCAAGCGCCGGATGTCGGACGGCCTCGCCGCGTTCACCACCACGGCGCTGGCAGCCCTGATCGTCATCATCCCCTTCGCCGTGATCGGGACGATCGTCGGCGTCCAGGTCTATGACTTCGCCTCGAAACTCACGGCCCAGAGCACATCAGGGCACCTGACGGTCGAAGTCTTGGCCCAGGAAGCCGACCGGCTCGTGAAACCCGCGCTTGAAATGGTGGGACTCGGCGACGTCAGCGTCGAAGGTTACGTCCGGGAGAACCGTTCCGAGCTCGCGGGGATGGTGCGGGGGCCGTTGGCTTCCGGCGTCGGAAGGCTCGGCGCGACGCTCGGCATGATGCTGATCGCGCTCCTCACCATGTACTTCATGCTGAAAGACGGCCACCGGCTCCGTGAACCCGTTTGCGAGATCGTGCCTCTTCCCCAAGAGAAGACCATGGAGATCCTGGTGAAAATGGAGTCGACGGTCCACGCGGTCTTCATCAGCGTCGTCATGGTCTCTCTCGTGCAGGCCGGGATCGCGACCTTGCTGTACGCCGCCACAGGCGTCCCGTCGCCCCTGCTTTGGGGGCTTGTGACCTTCGTGTTCTGCACCGTCCCCTTGCTCGGCGCCCCGGTGATCTATGCCCCGCTGTCGATCCAATTGATGGCGACCGGGCGCATGACGCAAGGCCTGATCCTCCTGATCGGCTGTCTCACCCTCGTCTCGACGATCGACAACCTCGTCCGCCCGTTCTTCATCGGTGCAAGGTCGTCGCTCCACCCGATGGCGATCTTCTTCAGCCTTCTGGGCGGGGTCGTCGTGTTCGGACCGGTGGGAGTCATGGCGGGGCCCCTGGTCTTGACCCTTTTGATCGGACTGACCGACGTGCTTCGGGCGACGCGCGACGTTCCAGTCTCCCCGACCCTCGAGCCGGAAGCATAA
- a CDS encoding zinc-dependent metalloprotease produces MNAFTLLSALALAGGSPTLSSDVPALRALRQAAPQDQKKPEEKKPEEKKDPYQDAIKDFTKKEGVFTVFKKDETYLIQIPKNLLGRDFRWTTELKKTPSGLYNGTAVTEGVVRFEERGDKVLLRTVDYSVKATDGDEIKVAVEQSNVNPIIKSFPAKAKAPDGSPLVDVTSFFKGDIAEFSAKGLLGGSMVDSDRSFIEGIKVFPLNLNVEVTQTVAGGAGGRGGMSPFGGAPPRTANTGVVLHSLVLLPEKPMMGRLADSRVGYFTNGFTDYGTDYHGSKTYAFINRYRLEKKDPNADVSEPKKQIVYYISREVPAKWRPYVKQGVEDWKGAFEEAGFKNAIVCKEAPSVKEDPEWDPEDLRYSVIRWAPLAIENAMGPSVTDPRSGEILSAHVIVWHDILKLQTAWYFAQASPCDPRAQKIPFPDDLMGECLRFVIAHEVGHTLGLPHNGKSSGTIPVKLLRDPQWTEENGTCTSIMDYARFNYVAQPGDGAALVPKVGRYDKFSIQWGYKPIDGAKNPVDEKRLLDAWASRQVNDPMLRFHDNFDFDDPTELFESLGDNVVEASTYGVANLKRVMGYLMPASTKFGEDYSELARLYSAVQQQMMMYVFHVSAAIGGTIETDYHAGRGTEVYAPVPKDYQKSAVRWMCDTLFETPSWFYPREIALRLGKDTVGPISGLQSMGMGSIMNTGKWDRMLQQEALSLGNTYTVGQMLADVRKCVFRELGTGSSVSLNRRSVQRMFLTRLTNMLGSSSEARVHALAELRADLYTLDAGLSKTKDDVTVAHLQELKKQVEFALANPDKVGGGGARPQSLPFFKPWCTTGLDNVTWPWDETNGS; encoded by the coding sequence ATGAACGCTTTTACTTTGTTGAGCGCGCTGGCCCTGGCCGGCGGATCACCCACCCTGTCGTCTGACGTCCCGGCCCTTCGAGCGCTTCGGCAAGCGGCCCCTCAAGACCAGAAGAAGCCCGAAGAGAAGAAACCTGAGGAGAAGAAGGACCCCTATCAGGACGCGATCAAAGACTTCACGAAAAAGGAGGGCGTCTTCACGGTCTTCAAGAAGGACGAGACGTACCTGATCCAGATCCCGAAGAACCTGCTGGGCCGCGACTTCCGCTGGACGACCGAACTGAAGAAGACGCCGAGCGGCCTCTACAACGGAACGGCCGTCACCGAGGGGGTCGTCCGGTTCGAGGAACGCGGGGACAAGGTTCTGCTTCGGACGGTCGACTACTCGGTCAAAGCGACCGACGGCGACGAGATCAAAGTAGCGGTCGAGCAGTCCAACGTCAATCCCATCATCAAATCGTTCCCGGCGAAGGCGAAGGCACCGGACGGATCGCCGCTGGTCGACGTCACGTCGTTCTTCAAGGGCGATATCGCCGAGTTTTCGGCGAAAGGGCTGCTCGGCGGATCGATGGTGGACTCCGACCGTTCGTTCATCGAAGGGATCAAGGTCTTTCCGCTCAATCTGAACGTGGAAGTCACACAAACGGTCGCCGGAGGCGCCGGTGGTCGGGGTGGGATGAGCCCGTTCGGCGGGGCACCTCCGAGGACCGCGAACACCGGCGTCGTCCTCCACAGCCTGGTGCTCCTTCCCGAGAAGCCGATGATGGGTCGTCTTGCAGACTCGCGCGTCGGGTACTTCACGAACGGGTTCACCGACTACGGCACGGACTATCACGGTTCAAAAACGTACGCTTTCATCAACCGCTACCGACTCGAGAAGAAGGATCCGAACGCGGACGTGAGCGAGCCCAAAAAGCAGATCGTCTATTACATCAGTCGGGAGGTGCCTGCCAAGTGGCGTCCCTACGTCAAGCAGGGGGTCGAGGATTGGAAGGGCGCGTTCGAGGAAGCGGGCTTTAAGAACGCGATCGTCTGCAAGGAAGCCCCCTCGGTCAAAGAAGATCCGGAGTGGGATCCCGAAGACCTGCGTTACAGCGTCATCCGCTGGGCGCCGCTGGCCATCGAAAACGCCATGGGGCCGAGCGTGACCGATCCCCGATCGGGCGAGATCTTAAGCGCCCATGTCATCGTCTGGCACGATATCCTCAAACTCCAGACCGCCTGGTACTTCGCGCAGGCCTCGCCGTGCGACCCTAGGGCCCAAAAGATCCCGTTCCCTGACGACCTGATGGGCGAGTGCCTTCGGTTCGTCATCGCCCATGAAGTCGGTCACACGCTCGGCCTTCCCCACAACGGCAAGTCCAGCGGGACGATCCCCGTCAAGTTGCTCCGCGACCCGCAATGGACCGAAGAGAACGGCACGTGCACGAGCATCATGGACTACGCCAGGTTCAACTACGTGGCCCAACCGGGCGACGGTGCCGCGCTTGTGCCCAAGGTCGGCCGCTATGACAAGTTCAGCATCCAGTGGGGCTACAAGCCGATCGACGGGGCGAAGAACCCCGTCGACGAAAAGCGCCTTCTTGATGCTTGGGCGAGCCGTCAGGTCAACGACCCGATGCTGCGCTTCCACGACAACTTCGACTTCGACGACCCGACCGAGCTCTTCGAGTCGCTCGGCGATAACGTCGTGGAAGCCTCCACGTACGGTGTCGCCAACCTGAAGCGGGTGATGGGCTACTTGATGCCCGCCTCGACCAAGTTCGGTGAAGACTATTCGGAACTGGCGCGCCTCTACTCGGCGGTGCAGCAGCAGATGATGATGTACGTCTTCCACGTTTCGGCTGCGATCGGTGGCACGATCGAAACGGACTATCACGCGGGTCGCGGGACCGAGGTCTATGCCCCGGTTCCCAAGGACTACCAGAAGTCGGCCGTCCGATGGATGTGCGACACGCTCTTCGAAACGCCGTCGTGGTTCTATCCTCGCGAGATCGCCCTCCGCTTGGGCAAGGACACGGTCGGGCCGATCTCCGGGCTCCAGAGCATGGGGATGGGGTCGATCATGAACACGGGCAAGTGGGACCGCATGTTGCAGCAAGAGGCCCTGTCGCTCGGCAACACGTACACGGTGGGCCAGATGCTCGCCGACGTCCGGAAGTGCGTCTTCCGCGAACTGGGAACCGGTTCGTCCGTCTCCCTCAACCGGAGGAGCGTGCAGCGTATGTTCTTGACGCGGTTGACGAACATGCTGGGATCGAGCAGCGAAGCCAGGGTCCACGCCTTGGCCGAGCTCCGCGCTGACCTCTATACGTTGGACGCCGGACTTTCGAAGACGAAGGACGACGTGACGGTAGCGCACCTTCAGGAACTGAAAAAGCAGGTCGAGTTCGCCCTT